Proteins encoded in a region of the Myxococcales bacterium genome:
- a CDS encoding protein kinase, whose protein sequence is MYCPACRSEYPEGWKRCPTDEAQLLRGSTIGKYKIDRVIGQGGMGAVYRAENPDTRSTVAVKLLHGGSADLEHARARFQREAAAVAALRTRHVVSIYDFGNDVDGTLYLVMELLEGHTLRKEIARPPDAMPLPRVDLALDGVLRGLGAAHRAGIVHRDLKPENVFLARTDDGEVAKLLDFGVARTTAATALTQSGALMGTPAYMAPEQIAGNRGEIGPWTDIYAVGVILYEMLAGVAPFAADSMTELLSKVLSRDLAPLRSVRAGLPEAVYQLSDRALADAAADRFADADAMREAWAAAFATFPSEVRSGPVPRFAGDRGGDDLASAPTAAATAAGTPGPERGRERAAAPSQDRGAVEQPSTRTPPRRGLLLAAGGIAAALVSVVVLARRGGGHPTPPPVIDAAVAIDAAPAPVVDAGPPLGMVALPGGSFTMGSPPDLVKLYPSALAAQTTEVAGFLIDRHEMTAIELASALGRAPSERDVPDYPARAVTWADASRACAALGKRLPTEAEWEFAARRSPLTADDAVLRRPGVDGPAAVGSHPGDCTTDGVCDLLGNVMEWTSDGTPAARIARGASFGVSTRDPWYATIAARAAVPPARVDPEVGLRCAADTPRSPR, encoded by the coding sequence GTGTACTGCCCGGCCTGTCGATCCGAGTACCCCGAGGGGTGGAAGCGGTGCCCGACCGACGAGGCCCAGCTGCTGCGCGGGTCGACGATCGGCAAGTACAAGATCGATCGCGTGATCGGCCAGGGCGGGATGGGCGCGGTCTACCGGGCCGAGAACCCCGACACGCGGTCGACGGTCGCGGTCAAGCTCCTGCACGGCGGCAGCGCCGACCTCGAGCACGCGCGCGCGCGGTTCCAGCGCGAGGCCGCGGCGGTCGCGGCGCTGCGCACGCGCCACGTCGTGTCGATCTACGATTTCGGCAACGACGTCGACGGCACGCTCTACCTGGTGATGGAGCTGCTCGAGGGCCACACGCTGCGCAAGGAGATCGCGCGCCCGCCCGACGCGATGCCGCTGCCCCGGGTCGACCTGGCGCTCGACGGCGTGCTGCGCGGCCTCGGCGCCGCCCACCGGGCCGGCATCGTCCACCGCGACCTCAAGCCCGAGAACGTGTTCCTGGCCCGCACCGACGACGGCGAGGTCGCGAAGCTGCTCGACTTCGGCGTCGCCCGCACCACCGCCGCGACCGCGCTGACCCAGTCGGGCGCGCTGATGGGCACGCCGGCGTACATGGCGCCCGAGCAGATCGCCGGCAACCGCGGCGAGATCGGGCCGTGGACCGACATCTACGCCGTCGGCGTGATCCTCTACGAGATGCTCGCCGGGGTGGCGCCGTTCGCCGCCGACTCGATGACCGAGCTCCTGTCGAAGGTGCTGTCGCGCGATCTGGCGCCGCTGCGCAGCGTCCGCGCCGGGCTGCCCGAGGCGGTCTACCAGCTCAGCGATCGGGCCCTGGCCGACGCCGCCGCCGACCGCTTCGCCGACGCCGACGCCATGCGCGAGGCCTGGGCCGCCGCGTTCGCGACCTTCCCGAGCGAGGTCCGGTCCGGCCCGGTGCCGCGGTTCGCCGGCGATCGCGGCGGCGACGATCTAGCGTCGGCGCCGACCGCCGCGGCCACCGCCGCCGGGACGCCCGGGCCCGAGCGCGGGCGCGAGCGCGCGGCCGCGCCGTCGCAGGATCGCGGCGCGGTCGAGCAGCCGTCGACGCGCACGCCGCCCCGGCGCGGCCTGCTCCTGGCCGCGGGCGGCATCGCCGCCGCGCTGGTGTCGGTCGTGGTCCTGGCCCGCCGCGGCGGCGGCCACCCGACGCCGCCGCCGGTGATCGACGCCGCCGTGGCGATCGACGCGGCCCCGGCGCCGGTGGTCGACGCCGGCCCGCCCCTGGGCATGGTCGCGTTGCCCGGCGGCAGCTTCACGATGGGGTCGCCGCCCGACCTGGTGAAGCTGTACCCGTCGGCGCTGGCGGCCCAGACCACGGAGGTCGCCGGGTTCCTGATCGATCGCCACGAGATGACCGCGATCGAGCTGGCCAGCGCGCTCGGGCGCGCGCCCAGCGAGCGCGACGTGCCCGACTACCCCGCGCGCGCGGTGACCTGGGCCGACGCGAGCCGCGCGTGCGCGGCCCTGGGCAAGCGGCTCCCGACCGAGGCCGAGTGGGAGTTCGCCGCCCGCCGCAGCCCGCTCACCGCCGACGACGCGGTGCTGCGCCGCCCCGGCGTCGACGGCCCGGCCGCGGTGGGCAGCCACCCCGGCGACTGCACCACCGACGGCGTGTGCGATCTGCTCGGCAACGTGATGGAGTGGACCAGCGACGGCACGCCGGCGGCGCGGATCGCCCGCGGCGCGTCGTTCGGCGTGTCGACCCGCGACCCCTGGTACGCGACCATCGCGGCGCGCGCCGCGGTCCCGCCGGCCCGGGTCGACCCCGAGGTCGGCCTGCGCTGCGCCGCCGACACCCCGCGGAGCCCGCGGTGA
- a CDS encoding sel1 repeat family protein translates to MIRALTWAILAVALAWPGAAGAIERDCPAGQAWSPNLGACVARQATPRASASARYYEASAQLDRGSTVEAARAVTTLTATCGARHAPSCTLLGFVLEHGRAGRRDPAAAVERYARACELGDADGCLASASVWAAGLLGEPEPAKAIAPLTRACDLGSGKGCYVLADKYGAALGVPQDDARAAALYARALERLGRECPGSGPSCYYLGAAYRDGNGVSSDLTAAARWFAGGCEGGSGASCYALGRLYRDGALGAGARGRALDYFDRSCQRYDNADGCHAAGEILAEQPDAEPTRLAGLADRACELATSACDLSAFLYATGKGGVRDEARATAAYVTACQAGNATACSAAAARIAHGTGTAADGALAVRIWVRACETGSGHDCFQAAVALRDGELVPADAARALALLEVGCVRRSAAACEDAAEARLDGVGGAADRPRAAALLEAGCALGRGETCTVWGDALRDGDDLPADPAGALAAYQHGCGATTPDGAACAAWAELSDDHAVGVRAAARACRLGDVPSCDGLDARARAADADPALRRAAMDDVDAGCTADPPVDAACTTLATLYGFGGFLVTAQPSRAHARAMDACRRGARSACLFAADDLASGLGVVADERAARALYAELCDADVPTACFRLGGLLVDDDHPADAARLFERACTDGLAAACTSLAFAHYAARGAPWDPGRARALYQRGCDLGDPWGCANLGELIELGVGSPPDPAAARARYQASCGDDVSPGCGRLAAAIERDDHDVAAARALYLRGCDDGDPAACAGAARTSDGDAPTRARLAQRAYDLALAQADDNPYAALLLGRFHAQGVGTARDRVEAERWYERACDGRDPDGCLAAGDAHVGHGRGDQAVAAYDRACAAGVERACGLAATVRRRLPLSGRGCACATGGDPRGAATLALVALALMRRRRARPR, encoded by the coding sequence GTGATCCGCGCGCTGACCTGGGCGATCCTCGCGGTCGCGCTGGCCTGGCCCGGCGCCGCCGGCGCGATCGAGCGCGACTGCCCGGCCGGCCAGGCCTGGAGCCCGAACCTGGGCGCGTGCGTCGCGCGCCAGGCGACGCCGCGGGCGAGCGCGTCGGCCCGCTACTACGAGGCCAGCGCCCAGCTCGATCGGGGCTCGACCGTCGAGGCCGCCCGCGCCGTGACCACGCTGACCGCCACCTGCGGCGCGCGCCACGCGCCGTCGTGCACGCTGCTCGGGTTCGTGCTCGAGCACGGCCGCGCCGGCCGCCGCGATCCCGCGGCCGCGGTCGAGCGCTACGCCCGGGCGTGCGAGCTCGGCGACGCCGACGGCTGCCTGGCCTCGGCCAGCGTGTGGGCGGCGGGCCTGCTCGGCGAGCCCGAGCCGGCCAAGGCGATCGCGCCGCTGACCCGCGCGTGCGACCTGGGCAGCGGCAAGGGCTGCTACGTGCTGGCGGACAAGTACGGCGCCGCCCTCGGCGTGCCGCAGGACGACGCCCGGGCCGCGGCCCTGTACGCGCGCGCGCTCGAGCGCCTCGGGCGCGAGTGTCCGGGTTCCGGACCGTCGTGCTACTACCTGGGCGCGGCCTACCGCGACGGCAACGGCGTCAGCAGCGACCTGACCGCGGCGGCGCGCTGGTTCGCCGGCGGCTGCGAGGGCGGCAGCGGCGCGTCGTGCTACGCGCTCGGGCGGCTCTACCGCGACGGCGCGCTCGGCGCCGGCGCCCGGGGGCGCGCCCTCGACTACTTCGATCGCAGCTGCCAGCGCTACGACAACGCCGACGGCTGCCACGCCGCCGGCGAGATCCTCGCCGAGCAGCCCGACGCCGAGCCCACGCGCCTGGCCGGCCTCGCCGACCGCGCGTGCGAGCTGGCCACGTCGGCCTGCGATCTGTCGGCGTTCCTGTACGCCACCGGCAAGGGCGGCGTGCGCGACGAGGCGCGCGCGACCGCCGCCTACGTCACCGCGTGCCAGGCCGGCAACGCCACCGCGTGCTCGGCCGCGGCGGCCCGGATCGCCCACGGCACCGGCACCGCCGCCGACGGGGCGCTGGCGGTGCGGATCTGGGTGCGCGCGTGCGAGACCGGCTCGGGCCACGACTGCTTCCAGGCGGCGGTGGCGCTGCGCGACGGCGAGCTGGTGCCGGCCGATGCGGCCCGGGCGCTGGCGCTGCTCGAGGTCGGCTGCGTGCGGCGCAGCGCGGCCGCGTGCGAGGACGCGGCCGAGGCCCGCCTCGATGGCGTCGGCGGCGCCGCCGATCGGCCCCGGGCCGCGGCGCTGCTCGAGGCCGGCTGCGCGCTCGGCCGCGGCGAGACCTGCACGGTCTGGGGCGACGCGCTCCGCGATGGCGACGACCTCCCGGCCGATCCGGCCGGCGCCCTCGCCGCCTACCAGCACGGGTGCGGCGCGACCACGCCCGACGGCGCGGCGTGCGCGGCCTGGGCCGAGCTGTCCGACGATCACGCCGTCGGCGTCCGCGCCGCGGCCCGGGCCTGTCGCCTCGGCGACGTCCCCAGCTGCGACGGCCTCGACGCGCGCGCGCGCGCGGCCGACGCCGACCCGGCCCTGCGCCGGGCCGCGATGGACGACGTCGACGCCGGCTGCACCGCGGACCCGCCGGTCGACGCGGCGTGCACGACGCTCGCGACCCTGTACGGCTTCGGCGGGTTCCTGGTCACCGCGCAGCCGAGCCGCGCCCACGCGCGCGCGATGGACGCGTGCCGACGCGGCGCCCGCAGCGCGTGCCTGTTCGCGGCCGACGATCTCGCCTCGGGCCTCGGCGTCGTCGCCGACGAGCGCGCCGCCCGCGCGCTCTACGCCGAGCTGTGCGACGCCGACGTCCCGACCGCCTGCTTCCGGCTGGGCGGCCTCCTCGTCGACGACGACCATCCGGCGGACGCGGCGCGGCTGTTCGAGCGCGCATGCACCGACGGCCTGGCCGCGGCGTGCACCAGCCTCGCGTTCGCGCACTACGCCGCCCGCGGCGCCCCGTGGGATCCGGGCCGGGCCCGCGCGCTGTACCAGCGCGGCTGCGACCTCGGCGATCCCTGGGGCTGCGCCAACCTCGGCGAGCTGATCGAGCTGGGCGTGGGCTCGCCGCCCGATCCGGCGGCGGCGCGCGCGCGCTACCAGGCCAGCTGCGGCGACGACGTCAGCCCTGGCTGCGGGCGCCTCGCCGCGGCGATCGAGCGCGACGATCACGACGTGGCCGCGGCCCGGGCGCTGTACCTGCGCGGCTGCGACGACGGCGATCCCGCCGCGTGCGCCGGCGCCGCGCGCACCAGCGACGGCGACGCGCCCACGCGCGCGCGCCTGGCCCAGCGCGCCTACGATCTCGCGCTGGCCCAGGCCGACGACAACCCCTACGCCGCGCTGCTGCTCGGCCGCTTCCACGCCCAGGGCGTCGGCACCGCCCGCGATCGCGTCGAGGCCGAGCGCTGGTACGAGCGCGCGTGCGATGGCCGTGATCCCGACGGCTGCCTCGCCGCCGGCGACGCCCACGTCGGCCACGGCCGCGGCGATCAGGCCGTCGCCGCCTACGATCGCGCGTGCGCGGCCGGGGTCGAGCGCGCGTGCGGGCTGGCCGCGACGGTCCGCCGGCGGCTGCCGCTCAGCGGCCGCGGCTGCGCGTGCGCCACCGGCGGCGATCCGCGCGGCGCGGCCACGCTGGCCCTGGTCGCGCTGGCGCTCATGCGCCGGCGGCGCGCTCGGCCCAGGTGA
- the prmC gene encoding peptide chain release factor N(5)-glutamine methyltransferase: MTTWTTAAVLDWTTKRFTDAHIVGARLEAQVLLAHALKCTRMQLYTGFDRPLAEDELAAARALIKRRLAGVPLAYLVGEQEFWSLTFAVSADVLIPRADTETVVQLVLDKVGADRARPRRGLDLCTGSGVLAITLARELPGLTIVATDVSAAALAIAGANAARNSVAERVDARAGDLWAPVAGEVFDLIVSNPPYIRTGELAGLDREVQQEPRLALDGGADGLAFYRRLAAGLAAHLAPGGLIAVEHGHDQGPDVAALLDASGVTGPATTVLDLAKQPRVTWAERAAGA, translated from the coding sequence TTGACGACCTGGACCACCGCCGCCGTCCTCGACTGGACGACGAAGCGCTTCACCGACGCGCACATCGTCGGCGCGCGCCTGGAGGCCCAGGTGCTGCTGGCGCACGCGCTCAAGTGCACGCGCATGCAGCTGTACACCGGCTTCGATCGGCCGCTGGCCGAGGACGAGCTGGCGGCGGCGCGGGCGCTGATCAAGCGGCGCCTGGCCGGGGTGCCGCTGGCGTACCTCGTCGGCGAGCAGGAGTTCTGGTCGCTGACCTTCGCGGTGTCGGCCGACGTGCTGATCCCGCGGGCCGACACCGAGACGGTGGTGCAGCTGGTGCTCGACAAGGTCGGCGCCGATCGCGCGCGCCCGCGCCGCGGCCTCGACCTGTGCACCGGCTCCGGCGTGCTGGCCATCACCCTGGCGCGCGAGCTGCCCGGGCTGACGATCGTGGCGACCGACGTGTCCGCGGCGGCGCTGGCGATCGCCGGGGCCAACGCCGCGCGCAACAGCGTCGCCGAGCGCGTCGACGCGCGGGCGGGCGATCTGTGGGCGCCCGTGGCCGGCGAGGTGTTCGATCTGATCGTCTCGAACCCGCCGTACATCCGCACCGGCGAGCTGGCCGGGCTCGATCGCGAGGTCCAGCAGGAGCCGCGGCTGGCCCTCGACGGCGGCGCCGACGGGCTGGCGTTCTACCGGCGGCTCGCGGCCGGGCTGGCGGCGCACCTGGCGCCGGGCGGGCTGATCGCGGTCGAGCACGGCCACGACCAGGGGCCCGACGTCGCGGCGCTGCTCGACGCCAGCGGCGTCACGGGGCCGGCGACCACCGTGCTCGATCTGGCGAAGCAGCCGCGGGTCACCTGGGCCGAGCGCGCCGCCGGCGCATGA
- a CDS encoding DUF4147 domain-containing protein: MALSAELARVFATAVRACDPAAAVAAALAGRVLPGPVTVVAIGKAAVPMARGAVAALGPVVVGGLVVHPDGVDGDAGLAGLDVRAAAHPVPDARSEAAGRAALAQAAAVPRDGTLLALISGGASALAAVPADGLTLAAKAAAITALARTGAPIAALNAARSARSAIKGGRLAAACPGRVLTLVASDVPGDDVAIVGSGPTVPPRLGDEVVVVAGLGALRAAAAGAAAAAGATVVLAPDDLIGDVGALDARLAAIAAGLAPGTWWIGGGEWTVTLGPAPGQGGRASALALACARWLAGTDRVVLVGASDGVDGTGPAAGAIVDGATAARLRAHGVDPAQALASADSGRALAAIGAGLVTGPTGVNHADLVMIARPAAVVPGGA; the protein is encoded by the coding sequence ATGGCGCTGTCCGCGGAGCTGGCCCGGGTGTTCGCGACCGCGGTGCGCGCGTGCGATCCCGCGGCCGCGGTCGCGGCGGCGCTGGCGGGGCGCGTGTTGCCCGGGCCGGTGACGGTCGTGGCGATCGGCAAGGCGGCGGTGCCGATGGCGCGCGGCGCGGTCGCGGCCCTGGGCCCGGTCGTCGTCGGTGGGCTGGTGGTGCACCCCGACGGCGTCGACGGTGACGCGGGGCTCGCGGGGCTCGACGTGCGCGCGGCGGCGCACCCGGTGCCCGACGCCCGCAGCGAGGCCGCGGGCCGGGCGGCGCTGGCGCAGGCCGCCGCGGTGCCGCGCGACGGCACGCTGCTGGCGCTGATCTCGGGTGGGGCCTCGGCGCTCGCGGCGGTCCCGGCCGATGGGCTCACCCTGGCGGCCAAGGCGGCGGCGATCACCGCGCTGGCCCGGACCGGGGCGCCGATCGCCGCGCTCAACGCCGCCCGGTCGGCGCGATCGGCGATCAAGGGCGGGCGGCTGGCGGCGGCGTGCCCGGGCCGGGTGCTGACGCTGGTGGCCAGCGACGTGCCCGGCGACGACGTCGCGATCGTCGGCTCGGGTCCGACGGTGCCGCCCCGGCTGGGCGACGAGGTGGTGGTGGTGGCCGGCCTGGGCGCGCTGCGGGCGGCGGCGGCGGGCGCGGCGGCCGCCGCCGGGGCGACGGTGGTCCTCGCGCCCGACGATCTGATCGGCGACGTCGGCGCGCTCGACGCGCGCCTCGCGGCGATCGCCGCCGGGCTGGCGCCCGGGACCTGGTGGATCGGCGGCGGCGAGTGGACCGTGACGCTCGGGCCGGCGCCGGGGCAGGGCGGCCGGGCCAGCGCGCTGGCGCTGGCGTGCGCGCGCTGGCTGGCCGGGACCGATCGGGTGGTGCTGGTGGGCGCGTCCGACGGCGTCGACGGCACCGGCCCGGCGGCGGGCGCGATCGTCGACGGCGCGACCGCGGCGCGGCTGCGCGCGCACGGCGTCGACCCGGCGCAGGCGCTGGCGTCCGCGGACAGCGGCCGGGCGCTGGCGGCGATCGGCGCCGGGCTGGTGACCGGCCCGACCGGCGTCAATCACGCCGACCTGGTGATGATCGCGCGCCCGGCGGCTGTGGTACCAGGAGGGGCTTGA
- a CDS encoding glycosyltransferase family 39 protein: MDATLASPETLPPVRARRLPMGLELALVVLVATALLLPGVWRYSLVDPWETHYGEVSRRMLADHDWVHTDWQNEGFRSKPVLTFWLMATSMRALGHTAHGGYSGEMTESPMILLAIRLPFVLLAVMGLTLTWFMLARLVNRRAAWLALLTIGTCPFFFLIARQGITDMTLVGLLLGALSMFLLASEDGDAPLRPFGKLFRLGPTRALTWDARWVAFVLIGGFILIQAAYYFWYFQIARFTSNGFRAPPLRQPGFVLAVPMVLGAIYVFAPRAYAYLRAFGIWLVLLIRGRRGAWAEAKRLGEPGFLAYPLGGLILAVQGIAGEPGGWPLALQRARRFADVEPLRRDGQIYLIFFWAFIAISVLGKGIPGLGIAGVCCATFVIFQNRWARLFDGRFEIKRGVALLLIIVLPWHVAMWFRDGPQFISEWIFTHNLNRAAAGVHGERGTFDYCIGQVGYGMMVWAALVPMALAGAAFVPAITQRAGRVRFMIATWAITATALFSLSQTKFHHYIFPAVPAMAILVALWLDDVLARRIRPSWVIGAFGAAVVLLLARDMMHEEKQWIEMFIYRYDRPWPSNPPYGIDTSDAFLVIGLAGAASVLLLGTGLRRTAVAAIGATALGTALWGMHVYMPIAGQHWGMRDAVATYYRERHIYGQQLVYANPRQFADDWAPVVDRGRPSWRFDSVIPDNFLDGQPMTIQIEVQGTTPASAGDAAFTLRGVGRAVGPHTFQIDLGPGELAPIAAAVNRHRKERRVACAPRPRPGRVACAYRLVDADRLIAWQLYWRGENFWSGDEIWGPIPEMKTALKETDNVAFLRYLNDRAIAPEGRTYYIVTEAGRPGALKSVLPTQTARDTVQVIDTTSNKFSLAVFQL; the protein is encoded by the coding sequence ATGGACGCGACCCTCGCCTCGCCCGAGACCCTGCCCCCGGTGCGCGCTCGCCGCCTGCCGATGGGCCTCGAGCTGGCGCTGGTGGTGCTGGTCGCCACCGCGCTGCTCTTGCCCGGCGTGTGGCGCTACAGCCTGGTCGATCCGTGGGAGACCCACTACGGCGAGGTCTCCCGGCGGATGCTCGCCGACCACGACTGGGTCCACACCGACTGGCAGAACGAGGGCTTCCGCTCCAAGCCGGTGCTGACGTTCTGGCTGATGGCCACGTCGATGCGCGCGCTCGGCCACACCGCGCACGGCGGCTACTCGGGCGAGATGACCGAGTCGCCGATGATCCTGCTGGCGATCCGCCTGCCGTTCGTCTTGCTGGCCGTCATGGGCCTGACGCTCACATGGTTCATGCTGGCGCGCCTGGTCAACCGCCGCGCCGCGTGGCTGGCGCTGCTGACGATCGGGACGTGTCCGTTCTTCTTCCTGATCGCGCGGCAGGGCATCACCGACATGACCCTGGTCGGGCTCTTGCTCGGCGCGCTGTCGATGTTCCTCTTGGCGAGCGAGGACGGCGACGCGCCGCTGCGGCCGTTCGGCAAGCTGTTCCGGCTGGGCCCGACCCGCGCGCTCACCTGGGACGCGCGCTGGGTCGCGTTCGTCCTGATCGGCGGCTTCATCCTGATCCAGGCCGCCTACTACTTCTGGTACTTCCAGATCGCGCGCTTCACCTCGAACGGCTTCCGCGCGCCGCCGCTGCGCCAGCCCGGGTTCGTGCTGGCGGTGCCGATGGTGCTCGGCGCGATCTACGTGTTCGCGCCGCGGGCCTACGCCTACCTGCGCGCGTTCGGCATCTGGCTGGTGCTGTTGATCAGGGGGCGGCGCGGCGCGTGGGCCGAGGCCAAGCGCCTCGGCGAGCCCGGGTTCCTGGCCTACCCGCTCGGCGGCCTGATCCTCGCGGTCCAGGGCATCGCCGGCGAGCCCGGCGGCTGGCCGCTCGCGCTCCAGCGGGCCCGGCGGTTCGCCGACGTCGAGCCGCTGCGCCGCGACGGCCAGATCTACCTCATCTTCTTCTGGGCGTTCATCGCCATCAGCGTGCTGGGCAAGGGCATCCCCGGGCTCGGCATCGCCGGGGTGTGCTGCGCGACGTTCGTGATCTTCCAGAACCGGTGGGCCCGGTTGTTCGACGGCCGGTTCGAGATCAAGCGCGGCGTCGCGCTGCTGCTGATCATCGTGCTGCCGTGGCACGTCGCGATGTGGTTCCGCGACGGACCGCAGTTCATCAGCGAGTGGATCTTCACCCACAACCTCAACCGGGCCGCCGCGGGCGTCCACGGCGAGCGCGGCACCTTCGACTACTGCATCGGCCAGGTCGGCTACGGCATGATGGTCTGGGCGGCGCTGGTGCCGATGGCGCTGGCCGGCGCCGCGTTCGTGCCGGCGATCACCCAGCGGGCCGGCCGCGTGCGCTTCATGATCGCCACCTGGGCGATCACCGCGACCGCGCTGTTCTCGCTGTCGCAGACCAAGTTCCACCACTACATCTTCCCCGCGGTCCCGGCGATGGCGATCCTGGTGGCGCTGTGGCTCGACGACGTGCTCGCCAGGCGGATCCGGCCGAGCTGGGTGATCGGCGCGTTCGGCGCCGCGGTGGTGCTGCTGCTCGCGCGCGACATGATGCACGAGGAGAAGCAGTGGATCGAGATGTTCATCTACCGCTACGACCGCCCGTGGCCGAGCAACCCGCCGTACGGCATCGACACCTCGGACGCGTTCCTGGTGATCGGCCTGGCCGGCGCGGCGTCGGTGCTGCTGCTCGGCACGGGCCTGCGCCGGACCGCGGTCGCCGCGATCGGCGCGACCGCGCTCGGCACCGCGCTGTGGGGCATGCACGTCTACATGCCGATCGCCGGCCAGCACTGGGGCATGCGCGACGCGGTCGCGACCTACTACCGCGAGCGCCACATCTACGGGCAGCAGCTGGTCTACGCCAACCCGCGGCAGTTCGCCGACGACTGGGCGCCGGTGGTCGATCGCGGCCGGCCCAGCTGGCGGTTCGACTCGGTCATCCCCGACAACTTCCTCGACGGTCAGCCCATGACGATCCAGATCGAGGTCCAGGGCACCACGCCGGCCAGCGCCGGCGACGCCGCCTTCACCCTGCGGGGCGTGGGCCGCGCGGTCGGCCCGCACACGTTCCAGATCGACCTCGGCCCCGGCGAGCTCGCGCCGATCGCAGCCGCGGTCAACCGCCACCGCAAGGAGCGGCGGGTGGCGTGCGCGCCGCGGCCGCGGCCAGGGCGGGTCGCGTGCGCGTACCGGCTGGTCGACGCCGACCGGCTGATCGCCTGGCAGCTCTACTGGCGCGGCGAGAACTTCTGGAGCGGCGACGAGATCTGGGGACCGATCCCGGAGATGAAGACCGCGCTCAAGGAGACCGACAACGTCGCGTTCCTGCGCTACCTCAACGATCGGGCGATCGCGCCCGAGGGCCGCACGTACTACATCGTCACCGAGGCCGGCCGCCCCGGCGCGCTCAAGTCGGTGCTGCCCACTCAGACCGCCCGGGACACCGTGCAGGTCATCGACACGACCAGCAACAAGTTCTCGCTGGCCGTGTTCCAGCTCTGA
- a CDS encoding DUF58 domain-containing protein: MVSRKVFAGNIRAERRTRKVGSGIEFADHRTYARGDDFRYIDWNLYGRLDRLLLRLFEEEEDLHIYILIDCSDSMAIGTPPKMHYAMKVGAALSYVGLANLDRVAIVPFASKVLGRLPATRGKNRIFRVFDFLRTVEIGGTTDVAEAMKLFVSQHKRRGLAVLISDFYDPRGFEEGINTLRYNKFEPFVLQVYDQREAAPNLHGDLALVDCETGELREVTVSKALLEAYTREHEKYCKELEDFCTGRAVPFFRTHTGIPFDELVLRIFRSGGFLR, encoded by the coding sequence ATGGTCTCGCGCAAGGTCTTCGCCGGGAACATCCGCGCCGAGCGCCGCACCCGCAAGGTCGGCTCGGGCATCGAGTTCGCCGACCACCGCACCTACGCCCGCGGCGACGACTTCCGCTACATCGACTGGAACCTGTACGGCCGGCTCGATCGCCTGCTCTTGCGGCTGTTCGAGGAGGAGGAGGACCTCCACATCTACATCCTCATCGACTGCTCGGACTCGATGGCGATCGGCACGCCGCCCAAGATGCACTACGCGATGAAGGTCGGGGCCGCGCTCAGCTACGTCGGCCTGGCCAACCTCGACCGGGTCGCGATCGTGCCGTTCGCGTCCAAGGTGCTGGGCCGGCTGCCGGCCACGCGCGGCAAGAACCGCATCTTCCGGGTGTTCGACTTCCTGCGCACCGTCGAGATCGGCGGCACGACCGACGTGGCCGAGGCCATGAAGCTGTTCGTCAGCCAGCACAAGCGCCGCGGCCTGGCGGTGTTGATCAGCGACTTCTATGACCCGCGCGGGTTCGAGGAGGGCATCAACACGCTGCGCTACAACAAGTTCGAGCCGTTCGTGCTGCAGGTCTACGATCAGCGCGAGGCCGCGCCCAACCTGCACGGCGATCTGGCGCTGGTCGACTGCGAGACCGGCGAGCTGCGCGAGGTCACGGTGTCCAAGGCCCTGCTCGAGGCCTACACCCGCGAGCACGAGAAGTACTGCAAGGAGCTCGAGGACTTCTGCACCGGGCGCGCGGTGCCGTTCTTCCGCACCCACACCGGCATCCCGTTCGACGAGCTGGTCTTGCGCATCTTCCGGTCGGGAGGCTTCCTCCGGTGA